From Watersipora subatra chromosome 2, tzWatSuba1.1, whole genome shotgun sequence, one genomic window encodes:
- the LOC137388830 gene encoding serine/threonine/tyrosine-interacting-like protein 1 isoform X1, whose translation MQERVSSVQDPKYWAEGMTIIEPMKLFNIMMKVNSDRYPAVSDANYLLLLDARRRETYDQSHIVLAKFSTRTAGQYELPYDSQVETKKNIVVYDDMTEILRFDNGRSIKTDATRLAKVLYTEGARCAISILRGKFPLYIFHLVRGH comes from the exons ATGCAAGAAAGGGTGTCTTCTGTTCAAGACCCAAAGTACTGGGCCGAAGGGATGACTATCATAGAGCCAATGAAGTTGTTTAATATAATGATGAAAGTCAACTCTGATCGATACCCTGCTGTCTCAGATGCTAACTACTTACTTTTACTTG ATGCACGTCGCAGGGAGACATATGACCAGTCTCACATTGTTCTTGCCAAATTCTCAACAAGG ACTGCAGGACAATATGAGTTGCCTTATGACTCACAGGTGGAAACcaaaaaaaatattgttgtcTATGATGATATGACTGAGATACTTCGGTTTGACAATG GAAGAAGTATAAAAACAGATGCGACTAGGTTAGCCAAAGTTCTTTACACAGAAGGAGCCCGGTGTGCGATTAGTATCCTCAGAGGCAAGTTCCCCCTCTATATTTTTCATCTAGTTCGAGGACATTAG
- the LOC137388830 gene encoding uncharacterized protein isoform X2, whose product MYTSLLNNCYFDARRRETYDQSHIVLAKFSTRTAGQYELPYDSQVETKKNIVVYDDMTEILRFDNGRSIKTDATRLAKVLYTEGARCAISILRGKFPLYIFHLVRGH is encoded by the exons ATGTACACTTCACTTTTAAATAACTGTTATTTTG ATGCACGTCGCAGGGAGACATATGACCAGTCTCACATTGTTCTTGCCAAATTCTCAACAAGG ACTGCAGGACAATATGAGTTGCCTTATGACTCACAGGTGGAAACcaaaaaaaatattgttgtcTATGATGATATGACTGAGATACTTCGGTTTGACAATG GAAGAAGTATAAAAACAGATGCGACTAGGTTAGCCAAAGTTCTTTACACAGAAGGAGCCCGGTGTGCGATTAGTATCCTCAGAGGCAAGTTCCCCCTCTATATTTTTCATCTAGTTCGAGGACATTAG
- the LOC137388829 gene encoding phosphatidylglycerophosphatase and protein-tyrosine phosphatase 1-like gives MIMAQQYYFNTSKTNMGMLGAFVTRTFYYPSILFNACFNPLLGQSWYNRIDEHVILGALPITFMTKRLAKDHNVKGVISMNEDYELRYIYNSEQTWNLYGIQLLKLATQDLFASPTIPQINKAIEFIEEIKRADGTVYVHCKAGKTRSTTVVVCYLMKCKNMNAKEAQEFIKSKRPQVWLRKPQLDCIENFYFEEVAHTK, from the coding sequence ATGATTATGGCGCAGCAATACTACTTCAATACCAGCAAAACCAATATGGGTATGCTCGGAGCATTTGTTACCAGGACGTTTTACTATCCATCGATCTTATTTAATGCTTGCTTCAATCCACTTTTGGGTCAATCTTGGTATAACAGAATTGATGAACACGTAATATTAGGAGCTCTACCGATAACTTTCATGACAAAACGTCTGGCAAAAGACCATAACGTGAAAGGAGTAATATCAATGAATGAGGACTATGAACTGAGATACATTTACAACTCGGAACAAACGTGGAATCTGTACGGAATTCAATTACTAAAGCTGGCAACTCAAGATTTGTTTGCATCACCGACAATTCCACAGATAAATAAAGCTATAGAATTTATAGAAGAAATTAAGAGAGCTGATGGCACAGTGTATGTACACTGCAAGGCAGGAAAGACTCGATCGACTACTGTCGTAGTGTGCTACCTGATGAAATGCAAGAACATGAATGCAAAGGAAGCACAGGAATTCATAAAATCAAAGCGTCCACAAGTTTGGTTGCGGAAACCACAGCTTGACTGTATTGAAAATTTTTACTTTGAAGAGGTAGCACATACAAAATAA
- the LOC137387019 gene encoding uncharacterized protein: MNLSRLEALCEHHQKNPICISLRFEGEITVDDVDYVVDIPSNDKITAIVGCYMPAILAVVGVLGNLTCLSVSILRKRSTEMSVYINFLTVLNIVYLCTASLSQSLRAAGLTPIEHRHYLLCMLWPPTLELLSNISSWTVVVLTTHARMLCLMIVLAMLFLNFHITFLRELHNGKCAISSKAGIFYRDITPWIRITCSTYAMLLLPYEYSLVKEVGKEGKQETIILYLQLARELCGTAMHSLAFIPILIVIQTRTQANNDD; encoded by the exons ATGAACCTGAGTCGACTGGAGGCACTGTGCGAGCATCATCAGAAGAATCCTATATGCATATCTCTCAGATTCGAAGGGGAGATAACAGTTGATGATGTCGACTATGTCGTTGACATTCCGTCTAATGACAAGATTACTGCCATAGTCG GTTGTTACATGCCAGCCATACTAGCTGTAGTAGGAGTGCTAGGAAACTTGACCTGTCTCAGCGTATCAATCCTACGGAAGAGGTCTACAGAGATGTCTGTGTACATCAACTTTCTAACAGTTCTCAACATT GTATACTTATGCACAGCGAGTCTGAGCCAGTCATTGAGAGCTGCTGGGCTTACACCAATAGAGCATCGACACTACCTACTGTGCATGCTTTGGCCACCTACCCTAGAGCTACTCTCCAACATTTCCAGCTGGACAGTAGTTGTCCTCACTACGCAT GCGAGGATGCTGTGCTTGATGATCGTACTAGCCATGCTCTTTCTTAACTTCCACATAACCTTTCTACGAGAGCTACACAACGGCAAGTGCGCCATCTCCTCTAAAGCCGGAATATTTTACAGAGATATCACACCATGGATTAGGATAACATGCAGCACATACGC GATGCTGTTACTCCCGTATGAGTACAGCCTGGTGAAAGAGGTGGGTAAAGAAGGAAAACAAGAGACGATAATACTATATTTGCAGCTAGCCAGAGAGCTGTGTGGGACAGCAATGCATTCACTAGCA